The Anas platyrhynchos isolate ZD024472 breed Pekin duck chromosome 6, IASCAAS_PekinDuck_T2T, whole genome shotgun sequence sequence CAAAATGATTTTGTTGCCCTATGGCTCGTTGCCCCCTTGGTGAAATGGGGGTTTTACTTCTTCGTTTCTTTAGACTGCGAGTGCTTCGGGGGCCTCTCTCTTGGGCTGAATTTGTGCAGTGCTTAGCAGAGGGCAGCCCTGATTGTAGCTGAGGCATTCAGGCATGGCCATAATAAACATAAATAACAACAGCCATATAATTACTGTCTGCAAGCAGATCTCTTCTTTATAAACCAGGACGTACTTAATAATATCTGTATCACAGATCCCCAGATGTTTTTGACATATTGTTTGTTTCTCCTGggtttttaaactttatttttggtCAGGTTGCAGACTGTTATTTCCTGTCACTGCATTTGCTGAAACTTCCCATATGGAGGCAACATAAACTGCAGTTTAACTCAGGGCAATGCCAGAAATGCGCTGttgaaacaacaggaaaactCTGGCCTTGGGCTAAATGTAAGATATTAATGGCTTTCTCGTGAAATACTGGAAATGTCTAGCCCTCGTTGCTGTTAGGGGGTTCTGCATCTCAGCAGCTAATTCGACCTGGCTGCTCGCCTGATGTAGCTGGGGCTTCAGGGCACCTTTGAGGAGGGTTGGGAGATGCTGGGAGAGGAAAGCTGAGTTGGTTTGGGCAGGGTTTGGTgaacggggatggggacagcacgGTGCCTGCATGTGCAGGTCCTGTTTCTGGGACAACACGAGTGAGTACTGAAAAGCActaagaagggggaaaaaaaaaagtgtattttgtttGGGTCATTCGATGTAAGTGGTTAAGAATAATCATTTTCCTTGGGTAGAGTCAAACAGCCTTATTTATCTGCCTATTAGGTTGGTAATTGTTCTAGCTCGCAccatttaaaatctttatttgcTCATTATCCCATTACCAGGTGATCATTAGTATTTGTGTCTGCCTCATGGTACAGCTCGGTGGTTCCCTGCAAATGGGGCAAACCTAAAAGTGGCTCTCTCttaattaatgcatttttgtatCAATTAGAAAGTCATAAATGCAGATAGCTAGGAAGCTTGTAACTGATTCAGATTGATAGGATCTTTTGCGAAGAAACATACCTAAAATTTCTTAGTGCATATCTATTCTAAATGTCAGGTGTAACTTAAATGCCATTTTGATAATTCACCCTATGGATATGGACTCTCATAAAGAGACAGCTGATCTGTTGCCTTCAGATTGTCTTCCTGCatcatctcccacagcattacAGCAATTAGCTTCATGTAACAATGTATACTATGCACCAATAAAAAAGCataagtaaatattttcatttgctatAGGCTTCATAGTACTGAAGTCATTTCAGCTCTTCTAAAACTATATTTGCTGCGTTACTTTTCTTGTGTTCTGCCAAATTCTGCTATGCAGGGATTTCAGTTAGTGTTTGAGAAAGCAGCAGTGTAATTTTTGCCAGCAGAATTTGGTCTGCTTTATATTTAGGATGGCTGCAGGCGGTCGcttctctcatttctttttgtttttagctaGCAGTACAGTCAGATGGAGCGGAACAATCATGGAAGAAGCGGATGGACTCTGAAATGCCCTGATCAAGATGTCATTCAGTAATACTGTCTGTACCTTAGAGATCCCCTGAAGGAATAGGTCAGTAGTCACTACCCAAGTTGGTATTACTTGCGAAGAAAAGAGTAGTGCTTCATTTCTCACTAATGCACCTGCATCTCTGATAACTTTTACCCACGAAATACTTTAGGATTCAACATACGCTGGGAGGAAGTTGGTGAATCAGAGGCCAAAAGGGTGAGCCATAGAAGGATTTGTTGTACAAAGCAGATGTCCTTCTGAATACTTGGCCAAACCATGGCAGATATGCACCCTTGTGGCTAAGGACATTAGCACCAGAGTTTTAACCCAGAATCCAGAGTATCAAAGATGTCATTAAACTCACTAGAGACTGCTGCTGTTAATTTTGAGTGGGGAAAACGGAGCTGCAGGGGActagaaaattcagaaaattgcTTGATAGGATAATTTGGCCCTTTAAAACTTTCAACCCACAGCATTTCCTGATTGTTTAGCTTGCTGGGACATacatgttattattatttatttatttatttgttaagcctTTGTAAGAGTTGAATAAAGCATGTCTCTTCCGAGCGTGTGCGGATAGCTGGCAGACAGCGCGGTGGTGTTTGTAGCAGATGAGAGAGCCCATCGGTGACTTAAAGACTTCTGTTGGAGCCAGCCTTAACAGTGCCTCTGGCCGTGCTCTTGTTCCCTTAATTGATTTACACAGCATTGACATGAGGTGAGCCATTCGCTTTTTATCTCCCAAATAGTAGGGAGCTGGTCTCTTCCAAGACAGAAGGTGGTTAAAGAGCCATAAAAGATGCCCAGCCTGAGCTCTGTTATTTGCATTTACAGCTGGGTGCTGATAGTGTGTCCATTAGCATATCCATATGAAAAGCACGCAGTGGTTGGACATTTACAACATCCTGTTGTTCGGCCAGGATTGGGCATCTGTGAGCACAGCCTTCCTCCACCTCTTGAAAAGAGCAGCGGAAATCTGGGGCGCGGGGAGGCTGTGGAGCAGCTGGACGGCCGTGTTAAAACCAGGTACCTGGAGAGGCGAACAAGGCGAAGATTGTGAGGAGAACAAGCGGAACGGGGACTGTAAAGCAATTCAGCGTGCGGGGGTTCGGGTGGGACAGTTGTGGGTTTACAAAGAGCCATCTGAAGGGTGTGTGGGAGCAGGAATAAGAAATCTTTGTTGCAGCAGAAGATGACCCAAGCGTGGCTCAGCTTGCTGCAGACGTGCGAAGTTTCCACATTTGCTACACACAGCGGCAAAGGAGTCGTAGAAAGAGGCTTTCAAATAAACTGTACAAACTCCAGGGTAAATATTCATTTGCTTGTCTTTACGCTTAATTCTGTTAGCAGATTTTATCCACGGATCCCAAAGGAGGCTGAGTGTTATCACCTGCCCTTTCTGGGTGAAGCTGCAGAGACACAAAAGGATGAAAAAGTTCTGTGTAGTCGTGCAGCTGTTCACAGGCAGAGCCAGAAGCAGAGCCAGGAACGGATCCTCAGTGGCTGTAAAGTTGTTCGTAGCTGCACAGCAGTCTGTGGCCCCAGATTTCTTAGAGCACTGGACTTTTGCAAACCTGCGTTTTCTTCCCTAATCAGCAGtgttcattattattttaaaaatatctgtccCCAAAAATGTAGAGATTCCAAGCAAGTGCTGCCTCTGGAAATTGCATGAACAAGTGCTTGCACTTTTGGAGTTTAAACATCATTAACCTCTGGGGTCTTCAGCTATTTACTGTCCATCAGCACAAGTATGTGgcatacaaatattttccaataAGAATAATAGAAGATATTACTGTGATACCTACTGAGCAACAGCACTTGTTGTTCTACCACCTCATATAAATACCAATGAATCCTGGAATGGATAAGCAGTCCTTTGCCTCACTCTGTGCTTTAGAACTTAAGTCATGTCTCAATTTACCACTGCtgtattgtttatttattttttccctgtctttcgTGTTTGGTGAGCTCAGTCTGGAGTCTTAAGAATCCAGCCCAATTCTTTGCATATCCTCACCGATATCACCATTACTTAGTCCTAAAGGTCTTCATTAAAATTGCACTGTCTTTGCAGGTGATGAGCTGGAAGGAGTAGCTcttagctctgctgctgcttccaagTGCAGCAAAAGGTGCAAGAGTCAGCTGAGAGATTCAGCGGGTATCTAAGGAAGATCAGCTGTGTTTTCCTTGCCTTGGGGCAGCTTATACCTGCACGTGTTTGTGTCATTAACAGTGGATCACTTCCAGATTAAAATCACGCTAAATTTGCTGGAATGCAGTTTGTTCTTTGAACTATTGCCATGAAATAGTATGGCACTCTCTGAAGTAGTGTGCAAAGCATGTGAAAGTGAGTTCTTTCttgattaaaatgaaataaaatagactAAATGAAACCTtttgacaattatttttttttctagacctaGAATCAGTTATTTACCAACAGATGATATTTGTATATGGAGTAAAAGTATGATGATGATAGCTTGGTTTTGACTGAGCTTTCATTGAAATAATTAGTGGCTTCAAAGGCAAAGTAACTGCTTTTGGCAAAGAATTAAAGCTATTGGAGCTTTTGCTCcaatgaaaatgtttcatgagtccatgaaaatgttttgcttaatACAACTAAATGTATTCCAGACAGGTTCATGCTATCTGAACCCCCaaaagctctgattttttttattcttcacaaCTCCCAAGTGGAGAATTACCAAGTATTTTAAGCCTACCAGTTTACTTTTGTTCCATGACTCTGTAGGCCAGCCAGCCAGTGTAAGATGACGTGGAAGCCCTCATTCAGTTCCTGCTGTATGGTTGAAATCTGCTGGTTGGAATACTTTAAGCCAATTTGTTAATCTGTAGCAGTTAAATgcattttgtatgtgtgtgcttATATTTCACTCTGTGCTTCCTTCCTACAAATTCCCttcaaattatttctaaattctAATTTCACTTATTTCTACATTTTAGTGTTGGGGCATATCGTTGTCTACACATCAGTGCCCTGTTCAGGCAGGTGGAATATGATTTATACTATCAAGTAACTTGTCCTCCAAACCTGTTGGATGACGTTGCCAGGCTCTCGGGCTTCTGCCTCTTGCAGGACGAGGCTTTCTGTCACCCTGCCCACATGCACAGGAACCTGCTGGCTGCCACCCAGCCCTCCTGGTGGGACAAACCCTGGCTGCAACTCGGGGTGGGTGGTTGGTGAGGGGATGTCTGAAGTTTAGCCTCATGCCACATCCTTAGTTTCTTCTGCCGTTTGCAAGACAACGTGACTTTAGGGAGTGATGGCTTTTCTGGATCCTAGGGCTGTTTCTCTTCCCGCTGGTGTCACAACCTCTGCGTCGTCGAAAAGAACAGCTTTTGTGTTTTATATGCCCAAAGTCTGCCCGTAAAGGTTGGCAAGGGCACTTGGTTGTCTGCACAAGGTCAGCCAGGATGTCTAATAATTGTCCTAACACTTTACCTGTTATGGAACAATAATGAgagttttttcattattttcggGTGAGTGAACCTGGCAGATGCTGACAGCCAGCAGATGTGTAAAGTTCGAGGTGATTTGTAAGGGACCGGCTCATCTGACGCACGGTAATTGCACTGCGGGACATTGTCACTCAGCGTCTTGTCCCGCTCCGGCAGGATGAGGTAAAGGTCAGTTCAAAGAGCCGAGGGACGGTGCTGGGCTGAAATTAAAAACCTCATCTCCGTATCTCCGACCTCCGTACCCTCACCACgtgcctggtgctgagcaggagCCCCCAGCTCTGGATTTAGGGATCCTGTGGGCGACCAAATGGGTGTTTCGGTACGGAGTGGGCTTAAATCCCTCCTGTGGTGAGGCTTAGAAACTCTCCTCAGCCACCTGTTGGGGTTTTAGTCCTGCCTGTTTGTGATTTGGGGCCTGGAAGTTGTTTGGGCTGCTTTGCTCAGTGCCCGTGTGGTGGGATCAGTGCCATGATGGGCACACGGGGCCTGCCCAGCAGCACCGGGGTGTCCGTGGGCCTCAGGAGCATGGGGTGAAGCACGGCCATGTACATCCCCCACACCTGCTAGCACCAGGCGTTGCAGGACCCTGCTCATCCGTGCCTTACACCGTGCACACCAGTTGCTGCGACAGCTCAGAAGCTCAGGGCTTGCTGTGAAGAGTTGCCTCGCTTTGCCAGGCCTCTCATCTCTGCTAGGCAGACCTTCAGGTTGTTTCTTTCAGCTTAGCAAAGCCTGGCCATGAAAACTGAAGGAGAGTTTTGCTATAAACGTGAGTGGATTCGGGATTTCCCCCACGCAGAGCTGTCGTTCAGAGCTCTCCCTGTTTCTTTAAGCCCCGAGTTAATGGTTGTTCGCCGACAGGGATGGTCTGCGGGCTCTGGTCACGGTCTGTGTGCTGAGCACTGAGGGGTGGAGTGGTCCTGGCGTGTGTGTAATCGTACTGTTGTGTAAGGATTTGGCAGAAGCCtatcaaagttttttttgtgttttttttttttttttaagagattcCAACTTTGAAAGCACAGGCGAGTTCTCATTGAAAAGGTGTTTTTCTAGAAATAACTCTTCTTTGTAGAGTAAGGagtttttctgttgattttcttttgtttagtgTTCCAGGGTACTACTCGGAGTTGTTTCAGCCAAAGAACAATTTTCTGACCAACctggctgatttttttctggaccTATGACTAACTTACTGAGCTCATTTGTTGAGGCGACAGTTGCTGGTGCTCACTAAGGCTTGAAGCAGTCTGGGATGTGTTCAGCTGCTTCCACTTTGGACATGCATTTCAGAAGTGTAACTGTGGTTTTCATCTAAAATTGTGAAAAGGGAGTTAAATTTTAGTAGTATAAGAAAACCCAGTCTTTGCTTTTACCAAGCTGAGCTGTGAAGGCACATTTATTTGTCTGTGCAACTCAATGGTTAGTGTTGTTCCTGAATTCATTTAATTGACCTTTGAGAAGAGAGGGAATAGATTCTTCTTCAACAAATGTCTGTTTCCAGACGATCATGAATCGTGAGGTTTTCTACCTAAGAGCGTGGAGATAGGCTTTGCCTTTGGAATAAGCTTTTTTTAACCACAGCACACTTTGTTCAAGTTTATGTATCCAAATtacattgctttgctttttaaccACAGCTGAAACCGTGTTTTGAATAACAGATGTGGAATACTGTCATCTCACTGTCACACCAATTGTTCATTGTTCTGAGAAGGTCACATCATAATTCATTAACAATAATTATTCCCTGGGTACACCCTGCACTTCTTCACTCAATTGCTTCATTAACTTGTGAGCGAATCTCACATTCACTGCTCCAATCAATGAAGATATATTTATAATGTACAAGTGGATGCTATTAGTTACAATATATTAACTGcctaatttaaaatagaaaagctaTCTTTATGAAGGGCAATTAACCACTAAGTGTAATTGATAATTCACATACCTATGATTAGGAAAGAcaaataataagaaagaaatgaatCACCTGTATTACTGAAGAAGACATTGGCATGCAGTTTTAATGAGCACAAGGGACTCTTTGGGTCAGGACTGGATTTCTAAGAATTGTTTGATACAAAGTTCTTCGTTGGATGTCTTACCTCGAGGTGATTTTGGTGTTTACATCAACCTGTTGGGATCCTCTTCCCTAGGAAAGGAACCCACACGTTTTGTTGTCTCGAGAATCAATGCGGGGGGTTTCCtagtagaaaacattttttcatccTAACACAAAGAAACGTAGTAATATTTCAGTAAGAATTGATAAGCCTCTGGACCTATTCACACTAAAACTAACAAATGTTAGGCAAAGCACTGAGATACCTTTTAAAGGTCCCTGTTTTGTCACGACTGCATTGAAACACAATGGTTCTCCAAAAGGCAGACAACTCATCTTCAGAGCAGAGGCCTTTTCGTGACATCCCCAGTGGCTCACTGCAGCTCAGTCATCAGCTTGGCAGGGTGAAGTGATTCTGGCACAATGCAGTGAAGAATGGTTAGAAATAACATTTCGTTTCCTGTATGATGACAACTAGATGAAGTGGTTAAATTTTCATCTGTAGGTGTTGAAACACGGTGTTAGCACCCGTGTTTGCAGGGGGGGAAGCAGAACTGCTGAGGCAGAGGACTTGCATGAGATCACAGAGCACTGATCCACAGGAGGGGTGTCCTTGGCTCTGGGCACCTCAGGccgtattttctttccttcctcgagaagtcaaaaatatttatcagtaaacatttattaataaatCAGTTTTATGAGAGATTGCGTGATAAATGTGACCGAAGCCATCCCTGTGTTATAAAAGCATCCTTCTTGTAGCATGATGCAGCTAGCTGGCCTCTTACTTGGGGTCTGCAGAAGTGCAAAACTGCTTTTACATCTCAAACACTGATCCACCACAGCAGACGACCAGTAAGTGGACAGGTGAAAATCCCAGTTAAAATGCTTATAACCATAAATTGCTCCAGTTTCTGTACTCATGGCCGTGCAGTTCGTGTGTGTACATCCATGGACTGGTCTAACAGTAACTGGATGTGAGGGTTTCTGATTGGGAATTCTACGGGATTTCAAGAAAGGTAGATACAGATTTATGGCAGGGGATCTGCATGTGGAACTTGTAGTACTTCAGTGTATTTTAGGGATGCCTTGGTCATGgtaagggtgacagagcactggaacgggctgcccagagaggctgtggactCTCCTCAGAGATAtccaaaacccacctggatgccatcctgtgcaatgtgggGACATGTTAGATGTGGGACAGCAAAGCTGATACTCCCAACTCTGTTTTATGTGCAGTTAACTCCTCTGTTGCTTTTACACGACAGGATCAAAGCGTCTGGCCTAAAGCTGCGGTTCTGCACCAACGAAACACAAGCGACCCGAGAGAAGTTTGTGAAGAAGCTTCAGGGCCTGGGCTTTGACATCTCCGTGGCCGAAGTCACTGCCCCGGCACCAGCAGCCTGCCGCCTCTTGAAGGAGCGTGGACTGAGGCCACACTTGCTCGTGCATGACGGTGGGACAGTGCTGCAGCACACACTGGGGCTTGGGAGGGGACAACCCAGAGGGATGTGGGGATTTGTGATAGAGCAGCTTGATGGGGGGAACTGCCCCCAGCTTTGATGCTCCTACTCTTTCCTAAGTCACGAATTTCTGTAATAAGCTTAATGACtggatttatatattttttatttttattttttaatgtttcaagCAATGAATGAAAGCAAACACGAATCCGGGAGAAAATCATCAGATCCAATGGGATATGCAGCAGTAAgagatttgtattttttttttccctttagatCTTGTCCCTGAATTTGCTGAGATTgataaaacaaacccaaactgtGTGGTTGTTGGGGATGCAGCAGAAAACTTCTCCTATGCAAACGTTAATGAAGCTTTCCGAGTTCTGATTGGGTTGGAGAAGCCTGTGCTGATCTCCCTTGGAAGAGGGTGAGTTGAgcactgtttgttttcttctctagtCTGcgtgttttttaatttcacccAGTAACTTGGTACTTAGTGGAAGCCAGATGGTGGTGTGGGCATTCACACTGCCAACTTTTAAGCAGTTAGTCGATGTGTTCAGACCTGATCTGCTCAGGTATCTGTCAGTGAAAGATCCTCAGTGGGTAGGTAGTTCAGTCATCAAATTTGGCCTCCTGTCCCAAGTCACTTATCTGTAGACTTTCCAGTGATGTAATGAGAAACTCATGTGGTTATGCTGAGTTGGGTCTCTAAAACTAGGTGGTATGGATGCAGCACTCACTGGGATGAGTTCCATttcaagaggaggaggaggaattgtAGCAGCCTTTAGAGAACCTGGACACCCTGTTGTATAAGTACTACAAATTCGAGCCTCTCATCCTTCAAAGTTAACATTCAAGAGTGAGCTAGACCTCAATGAAACAATCCATGCATTTGCAGGTGGTGGTGGGAAGGTCAAATAACAAGTTCTGAAAGCCACTGGGAATatacaaagatatttttaattcataccCTTTACCAAAGGTAAATTTTGAGCACCGGTTTTCATACATAGGAAAAGTCCAGTCAGGGGATTTGGATGTTTTAGTAAAAAAATTCAGTTGGATGTATTCTGAGATTTTAAACAGGTGGTTATTAATGGCAGTGCTGAATAATGACAAATCCCCACAGCCTTGGCGGAGTTATTCTTATCTGCTGACCAGTGTATGGGCTTAAAAAAAGAATACACATGTTTAGTTGGAGGAAAccataatgacttttttttcagtggttcaATAGACCATAATGGGCATGAAAGCCCTTCTTAGTCTGTGGATTATTGATCCAGCAGGGTGGAATTTAACAGCGGGAAGGAGCAGTTAAATCCAGTGTGTTTCCATACCTCACACTTGCATGCTCTGATCCTGTAACACGGGGAAAAAATCTTTACAATTTTTTGGTGAGAAGGATAAGGAGAAAATGATATGAGCCAACAACATAATAGCTAATGTACGTAAAATAACCAAGTTTTGTGTCACATAATACTGCCTTTCAAAGATAAATGCAGAATAAACCTTTGTTTAAGATTGACAGCATGAGCAATGCAAAAATGCCTTTGTACCCcatgcatataaaatatttattccatcATTCATTGATGTAGACAGttctaaaacagtattttttttttttaaggatttttttttttaatgggaaataaCCCATGGTTGGACTTTCTGAGCTCAATTTTCATTGTGAACATCCTGTTTTATGGTCAATCCTTTAGATACTGTGAACATGAGTTCTGCAACAAATGCTGAAGAAGTTTTCAGACTTGAAGAACAGAGATTATAAACTGGATTATTTATCAGTTAATAGCTAAGAAGCATCACTGATGCCAAGGGCCataggaaagacaaaaaaaaaaaaaaaaaaacacaaaccagtTTCATTGTTTATGTATGGAATGAGTGTAATTGGTAGGACCTTAACAACACCTCTACCTTGAGCAAGCAGGTTGATTTCTGTTGAAGTTTTAGTTCATTCTATGGAAAACGAAAGTGTCAGAGTCACTGAAGCAGAATGCCCTCCTCCTGAAAATGGAGTGATTTACATTTAGCATCTGTTTTGGGCTGAGAGTGGGAATTGGCTTTGTAATTTCTTCTGTCATGCCACTGTCAGAAAATTAAGCTGTTTACGCTAGACTATAGAAGGTTAATGGCTGTTCTAGCAAAGGTCAAGTGGTCATTTTAAAGGGAAGCTGTGCTGAATAATCGAAAATGGCAGAAGGATAAGGCATAAAATCTTAACTGACTGCTCAtcctacatttttcttctctgtcataCAGAAACCTGTCTTTGCTCTGATAAGGACGGCTTGGAAGACCCGTGTTAACGTGATTTGCTAGTCCAGAAAAATGCCAGAAAGATAGAAATTAATTGGGGAACTTTATGGCAATAGGAACATTTTCAGAAGGAGCAGAACTTAGCTTTGAGGGCTTTCTTAGTCGTGATAGCAAAGAGAGCTTAAACAGACTTTTCTTGTGGGGAAGGTTTGTGATAAGCCATTGGTGGTCGAGTGCCTGGAGTCTCCTTCCAAACTTTCTGGAGGAGGTGTTACAGCTGCTGGTTGGTGCCAGTCCTTGTGTGACATCTGCCAAAGGGTCTCTGAAGAGCGATGTAACTACTGGCCTTCATGAGAAACTAGCACTCTGTGCAGTAGAAAATGAGCCAAATTCATCCCTAATCCAAGCTAGAGGAAATCCCTTTGAATGAGTAGAATTGTGCCCTGGATGCCAGAGAGATACCTGGTCTGAAATCTTTTCCCCAGCACTGCACAGTACTCAGCCTGTCCTTTACTTAATTCCTGGTGCTAAATTAAGGCTTCAGAGTTTCTGATGACTTGCCTTTTCGGTGCAGCCATATGGACATCTGTATAggcacagaaataataaaatgtacttTCTTTGTGTTTAACTGCCAACACTTTCATTTCATTGGAACTTTATCACTTTCATTTCCAGACGCTACTATAAAGAAACTGATGGCCTGAAACTTGATGTTGGAGCATATATGAAGGCATTAGAGGTATTTTATAGCTTGCTTTATGCTTACTCGCTCTGTGCACCTTGTTAAAGAGTAACTGGTGTAAATATGGGTTGTCTTCTGTAATTACTCACCTTGGTAGAGGAAGTTTCCACAGACTGAAACTCATTTGCTGCATTCTAAAGATGGTTGGATTTATATTATtcactttttctgtatttaaaacgGGAACTTTTACCATCATGGTACCTTTATTGGAAGTGAGGCCCTTGAAAGGAGgagtcagaaaagaaaaaatacagtatgttGTCTGCAAGATATccaagaaaaactgtttctgtTTGGCATAGCATTTAACACAGCTCTTGCCCTTAACAGCTTACAGCATAAACCCCTTATTCAGCAAGATTCTTATGTGTAGTCCTGTGTTTAAGCCTGATTAAGTCTGTGCATAACTGGAACCCAATAGATAAGCCAACCTAAGGGTGAGAGAATGAGAGAATCATTATCCTTCTTTTTACAGGCTTGCAGAGAGATTTTAGAAAAGTAAATACAGAGGGAATTCAGAGAAGGAAGCAAAGTAGGGGAATATACTCACTACTCCAATACTTTTGATCGTTTCACGTGAAGGATATTTGTTATTTCTGTAAGAGTGATGCTCTTACAA is a genomic window containing:
- the LHPP gene encoding phospholysine phosphohistidine inorganic pyrophosphate phosphatase isoform X2, which encodes MAAQDGGAKMAAWARGVRGLLLDISGVLYDSGGSGGGVPIAGSAEAVRKIKASGLKLRFCTNETQATREKFVKKLQGLGFDISVAEVTAPAPAACRLLKERGLRPHLLVHDDLVPEFAEIDKTNPNCVVVGDAAENFSYANVNEAFRVLIGLEKPVLISLGRGRYYKETDGLKLDVGAYMKALEYACDVEAEVVGKPAKAFFESALAEMGVPPQEAIMIGDDIVSDIGGAQQCGMRAVQVRTGKYRYTFSSEKSGM